The following proteins are co-located in the Castor canadensis chromosome 5, mCasCan1.hap1v2, whole genome shotgun sequence genome:
- the Tnfsf10 gene encoding tumor necrosis factor ligand superfamily member 10 isoform X4, which yields MRKKMQDKYSKSGIACFLEKDDISWDPSDEEALNNPCWQVRRQVRQLIRKMTLRIFEESTPTAQEKRQSSSFPARETRPQRIAAHITGTISGSNLSMVSCSENGTSLGQKMQSWESSRKGYSFLSNLHLRNGELVIHQTGLYYIYSQIYFRFQELEKSSKKTSKEENRKKNKQMVQYIYKCTSYPDPILLMKSARSSCWSTNLEYGLYSIYQGGVFELKENDRIFVSVTNKDLVNLDQEASFFGAFLVG from the exons atgagaaagaag ATGCAGGACAAGTACTCCAAAAGTGGCATTGCTTGCTTCTTAGAGAAAGATGACATTTCCTGGGACCCCAGTGATGAAGAGGCTCTGAACAACCCTTGCTGGCAGGTCAGACGGCAAGTACGGCAACTCATTAGAAAG ATGACTTTGAGAATCTTTGAGGAATCCACTCCAACAGCTCAAG AAAAACGACAAAGTAGCTCTTTCCCAGCAAGAGAAACAAGACCTCAGAGAATAGCAGCTCACATAACCGGGACCATTTCAGGAAGCAATTTATCCATGGTTTCAT GCTCAGAGAATGGAACATCCTTGGGTCAGAAAATGCAATCCTGGGAGTCATCAAGGAAAGGATATTCATTCCTGAGCAATTTGCACTTGAGAAATGGCGAGCTCGTCATCCATCAAACAGGGCTTTATTACATCTACTCCCAAATATACTTCCgatttcaagaattagaaaaaagttccaaaaaaacttcaaaagaagagaacagaaagaaaaacaaacaaatggtcCAATATATCTACAAATGCACAAGTTATCCTGATCCTATACTGCTGATGAAGAGTGCTAGAAGTAGTTGTTGGTCCACGAATTTAGAATATGGACTCTATTCCATCTACCAAGGGGGAGTATTTGAGCTTaaggaaaatgacagaatttttgtttctgtaactaATAAGGATTTGGTTAACTTGGACCAAGAAGCCAGTTTTTTCGGGGCCTTTTTAGTTGGATAA